The genomic segment GCGGGCCAGTCCATGACCTCGTCGAGGCTGGTCACCGAAAGATCACGGGCGAGAAAGGCCTTCTGCTCCTCATAGCCGTAATAGCCCCCGCTCTCTTCCCAGGCGCTGGGCGGCACGGCCGAGCCGGGCTGGATGAAGACCTTGAGCTGGGAGCCGGCCTCGCGGGCCTTCTGCCAGAATTCGGTATTGCGCGCGCCGTTGACATTGGCGAATTCGTGGCTGGCCTCGCATGTCCAGGTATTGCCGCGCGGCAGCACCAGCGCAGCCTCGAATTCGGGGGTCAGGTGCGTGGATTCGATGTGCTTGTGCACCTCGCCGAACCCGGGCACGGCCGAAAGACCGTGATAGCTGACGCGCGCCTTGACCGTGCCCTTGTAGCTGCCGCGCTGCCCGACATAGGCGATGCGGCGCCCCGCCACGATGATCTCCTGGTCTTCGAGCCACTGGCGCGAATGCACGGCGAGGAGCCGGCCCACCTCGATGGCGAGGTCGGCGGGCGCCTTGCCCAGCGCGACCAGGGTCAGGTTCTGGCGGATGGCCACCTCGTCGGCGGCATCCAGGATCAGGTCGTCGGGCAGGGCCATGCGGGCGCTCCAGGGGGCAGATCGCGAAACCGGATTAGTAAACCGATTTACCACGAGAGATCGCGCCGGCCAAGTGCGCTCGTGGCCGCGCTGTCATTGTCAGCCCGCGGCTGCTAGCGTCGCCTCAGAATCAAAGGGGTTTCCATGAGCGACATCGTCGGCAGGACCATCCACGCCACCTTCTTCCACGCGCCCACGCCCGAAGCCCTCCAGTGCCTCGAGGCCGTGCTGGCCGTGGGCGCGGACGGGCGCATTGAGAGCGTCGTGCGTGCGGACGAAGCCGGGTTCGCCCAGGCCTGCGAGGAGGCCGATCTCACCCTGCCCGAAGGGTGCTGCGTGCTTCCCGGCTTTGTCGACTGCCACGTTCACGCCCCCCAATACCCCCAGCTCGGCCAGGCGCTCGACGTGCCGCTCGAAGTCTGGCTGCAGAAATATACCTTCCCGCTCGAGGCCCGCTACCAGGACCTCGATTTCGCCCGCACGAGCTATACGGCGCTGGTCGAGGACCTTCTCGCCTCGGGCACGACCACCGCGCTCTATTTCGCCACGGTGCACCAGGAAGCCACCAGGCTCCTCGTCGACATCTGCCTCGAAAAGGGCCAGCGGGCGCTGGTGGGCAAGGTGGCGATGGACGATCCCCAATCGTGCCCGCAATACTATCGCGATGCTTCGCCCGAAGAGGCCGTGGCCGGCACGCGCGCCCTCATCGACTACGTCCGCGCCCATCCGGCCAACCAGGACAACCGCGTCCTCCCCGTGGTGACGCCGCGCTTCATACCGTCTTGCACCGATGCGGCGCTCGAGGGCCTGGGCCGGCTCGCCGCCGAGTGCGGCTGCCACGTCCAGACCCATTGCTCGGAAAGCGACTGGGCCCATGGCTACGTCCTCGACCGGCACGGGGTCACGGACGCCGAAAGCCTCGACCGCTTCGGGCTCCTCGGCCGGCGCTCCATCCTGGCCCATTCCAATTTCCTCACCGAGGACGACATGGACCGGCTGGCGGCCCGCGGGGCAGGCGTCGCCCATTGCGCGCTCTCGAACGCCTATTTCGCCAACTCGGTCTTTCCGCTGCGCGCCGCGCTCGCCCGGGGCGTCCATGTGGGGCTGGGCACCGATATTTCCGGTGGTCCGTCCGGCTCGATGTTCGAGGCCGCGCGCATGACCATCGCCGCTTCGCGCATGCTCGAGACCGGCGTCAATCCGGCGCTCCCCGCCGAGCGGCGCGGCCGGCCCGGCTCGCGCGTCGATTTCGTCACCGCTTTCCACCTGGCGACAGCCGGCGGCGGCCAAGCGCTCGACCTGCCCATCGGCCGGTTCGAGCCGGGGTGCCTCTTCGATGCCATGGTCATCGACACGCGCCTCCGCGAGGGTGGCATCCGCCTCCTGGCGCCCGCGAGCCCGTCCGATATCCTCGAAAAGATCCTCTACACCGCCAACCGGGCCAATATTTCCAGGGTCTGGGTGGGCGGCCGCGCCGTTGCGGGCCGCTAGGCGTCCTGCATCGGGCGCGCGGTGGCCAGCAGCATCTGGCAGGTGGCCTCGCACAGCAGCCGGCGCAGATGCGGCTCGTGGATCAGCGCCTGGGCTTCATCGAGCCGCAGCCAGCGCCGTTCGCGCTCGGAGACTTCCGGCCAGTCCTCCAGTTCCTGGAGCACGTCCATGGCATAGACCGTCACCGTGCAAGGCAGGAGCGTGCCGTCCTTGAGCAGCTTCTCGTACCGATAGCTGCCGAAGGGAACCACATTGGCCTCCCCGCGGACGCCCGCTTCCTCGAAGGCTTCCTGGAGCGCCGCTTCGGCCGGGGTCTTGCCCGCGATCGGCCAACCCTTGGGGATCAGCCAGCGCCGCGAGGTGCGCGAGGTGATCAGCAGCACTTCCACCTCGCCCGTCCCACAGCGTCGCCAGGGCAGGGCCGCGACCTGCTGGGCGTGCTGGCGGATGGGTTCGGGCGACGTCATGGCTGGAGCGCCTTTGCGATCAGATACGAGTTATGGCCCCATACCATCTTCCGCCCGCAATGGTTAACGAATAGTTGCAATGCTTAGGTCGCACTTCCCCGCCCCGGCCGGGCATGGCAGGTTGCCGGCAAATCAGTCTCCGGGGTTACTCACGCAATGAAAGTCTTGGTTTTGGGTGGCGGCGTCATTGGTGTGACGAGCGCCTGGTATCTGGCGCAGGCCGGGCACGAGGTGGAAGTCATCGAGCGCCAGCCCGGGCCCGCCCTCGAAACCAGCTTCGCCAATGCCGGCGAGATCTCGCCCGGCTATGCCTCGCCCTGGGCCGGGCCGGGCGTGCCGCGCAAGGCGATCAAATGGCTGCTCATGCGCCATGGCCCGCTGGTGGTGCGCCCCCGGTTCGATCCGCATCAATGGGTGTGGATGCTCCAGATGCTGCGCAACTGCACCTCGGCACGCTATGCGCGCAACAAGGCGCGCATGGTGCCCATCGCCGAATATTCGCGCGATTGCCTCAAGGACCTGCGCGCCACCACCGGCATCGCCTATGACGATCGCGCCATGGGCACGCTCCAGGTCTTCCGCACCCAAAAGCAGCTCGACGACGCCCACAAGGATACCGAGGTGCTCGCCCAGTTCGGCGTGCCCTATGAAACGCTCGATGCCGCCGGCTGTGCAGGCGCCGAGCCGGCCCTGGGCGCGGTGCGCGAAAAGATCGTGGGCGGCCTGCGCCTTCCGGGCGACGAGACCGGCGACTGCCAGATGTTCACCGAGCGCCTCGCCGAGATGGCCAGGGCCAAGGGCGTCGTCTTCCATTTCGGCGAGACCATTTCGGCCATTCGCGCCGAAGGCGGCCGCATCGTCGGGGTGACAACCAGCGCCGGCGAGCGCCGGGCCGACGCCTATGTAGTGGCCCTGGGCAGCTATTCGCCCCAGGCCGTGCGCCCGCTCGGCATTTCCCTGCCGGTCTATCCGGTCAAGGGCTATTCGATCACCGTTCCGATCGCCGAAGAGGCGCGCGCGCCGGTGTCCACGGTGATGGACGAGAGCTACAAGATCGCCATCACCCGCCTCGGGAGTCGCATCCGCGTCGGCGGCACCGCCGAGGTCGCCGGGTTCGACCTCAAGCTGCGCCAGCCGCGCAAGGACGCGCTCGTCCATTCGGTGACCGACCTCTTCCCGGGCGGCGGCGATATCGAAAAGGCCACCTTCTGGTGTGGCCTGCGCCCGATGACGCCCGATGGTCCCCCGGTCGTGGGCGCCACCCCTTACGCCAACCTTTTCCTCAATACCGGGCACGGCACGCTGGGCTGGACCATGAGCTGCGGCTCGGGCCGGGTCCTCGCCGATCTCGTGAGCGGCGCCAAGCCCGATATCGACCCGGCCGACGTCTCGCTCGCGCGCTATCGCGCCGCCTGACGGGGGCGGCTCTGAAACCGGCGCAGGCGCCCGTCACACGGGCGCTTGCAGCCCCGGCGGATCAGGGAAAATTCTCCCGCCGCCGCTACCGTTTCCTTAACCAAATCGCAGGGTTGTCGCGCGCCTAGTGACCTCAGGCCGTCCAGGAGGGATTGGCTGTTGCATCCCTAGACGTGGAGGCGTCGGTGCGTATCAAATCTCTACCGGTCAAGGTGTCCTTGTTTGCCGGAATCGCCTTGGCCGCGGTCTTTGCCGTCGGCATGACCGTGCTGGTCCAGCGTGTCGGAACGACCGTGGAAAGCCAGACCCTCAAACTCCAGGACGAAACGACCAGCAATGTCTCGGCCGAGGTCTCCTCGCGCCTGCAGGCGGCGGCCCGGATCGCCCAGAACATCGCTTCGACCATGTCCGGCCTGCGCGAGAGCGGGGTCACAGACCGCGCCGCCTATGATGCGCTGCTCGAAAAGCTTCTCGCCGACAGCCCGGCGATCCTGGCCACCTGGTCGGCCTGGCAGCCCAACGCGCTTGACGGGCGCGACGCCGAATTCGCCGGCCAGTCCCCCTGGGACGCCACCGGCCGCTACGTGCCCTACTGGAACCGCGGCTCGGGCAAGATCATCGAGGAAATGCTCGCCGACTACGATACGCCCGGCCCGGGCGACTATGCGCTGCTGCCCAAGAACCTGGACCGCGCCGTCGCCATCGAACCCTATCCCTATATGGTCGCCGGCCAGAACCTGCTCATCACCTCCTTCGGCGTGCCGATCAAGGTCGACGGCAAATATGCCGGCACCGCGGGCATCGATCTGGCGCTGGCCGACGTCAACCAGGTCGTTTCGGCCTTCCATCCCTTCGATACCGGCCGCGTCATGCTGATCTCGGGCACCGGCATCGCCGTGTCCCACCCCGATCCGGCCGTCATCGGCCAGAAGCTTCCCGATAGCGATCCCATCGCGGCCATCGCCAAACAGGCCATCGCCAGCGGCAACCGCGCCCAGGGCGAAGCCACCGGTGCCGATGGCGCCGTCTGGCGCTTCATGGCCGCCCCCATCAATGCCGGTGGCACCGAGGACAAGTGGGCCGTCGTCTCGATGGTTCCGGCCGCCACGCTTTCCGCCGCCGTCAACGAGGCGCGCTGGACGATCGTGGCGCTCTCGGCGCTGTGCGTGCTCGCCGCCGCCGCCATCGTCTTCGGGCTGATGAAGGTGCTGGTGGGCAAGCCGCTCAACCGGCTGGGCGATACCGTCGAGGTCATGGCCGCCGGCAATTACGAGGTGACCGTGCCCGGCACCGAGCGGATCGACGAGATCGGCACGCTTTCGCGCGCCGTCGAAGTCTTCCGCGAGAACGGGCTCAAGGTGGCGCAGATGACCGAGGCGGAAGCCGTGCGCATCATCGCCGACAAGGAGGCCCGCACCCGCATGATGGGCGAGCTCCGCGACGCCTTCGGCAACGTTGTGAACGCGGCGGTGGAAGGCGACTTCACCCGCCGGGTCGACGCCAGCTTCCCCGATGCCGAACTCAACGACATCGCCTCCTCGATCAACAACCTGGTCACCACGGTCGATCGCGGCCTTTCGGAGACCGGCGAAGTGCTCTCGGCCCTGGCCGAAACCAACCTCACCCGCCGTGTCGAGGGTCAGTACCAGGGCGCCTTCGCACGCCTCAAGGGCGACACCAATGCGGTGGCCGACAAGCTCACCGAGATCGTCGGGCAGCTCAAGGCCACCTCCCAGGCGCTCAAGACCGCCACCGGAGAAATCCTCTCGGGCGCCAACGATCTCTCCGAACGCACCACCAAGCAGGCGGCCACCATCGAAGAGACTTCGGCGGCCATGGAGCAATTGGCCACGACGGTCCTGCAGAACGCCAACCGCGCCAAGGACGCCAGCGACAACGCCGCCGACGTGACCCGCACGGCCGAGCAGGGTGGTCAGGTCATGGGCCAGGCCAATGAGGCCATGGAGCGCATCGAGACCTCCTCGTCCAAGATCTCCAACATCATCGGCATGATCGACGACATCGCCTTCCAGACCAATCTGCTGGCCCTCAACGCTTCGGTCGAAGCGGCACGCGCCGGCGAGGCCGGCAAGGGCTTTGCGGTGGTCGCCGTCGAAGTGCGTCGCCTGGCGCAATCGGCCGCTGAGGCCTCGGCCGAGGTCAAGGCCCTCATCGAGCAGAGCGCCATCGAGGTGCAGGGTGGCACCAAGCTCGTCGCCGACGCGGCGGCCAAGCTTGCGGCCATGCTCGAAGGCGTGCGCGCCAACAATAGCCTCATGGACGGGATTGCCCGCGAAAGCCGCGAGCAGGCGTCGGCCATCGAGGAGGTCACCACCGCCGTCCGCCAGATGGACGAGATGACCCAGCACAATGCCGCGCTCGTCGAAGAGATCAACGCGGCCATCGAGCAGACCGAATCCCAGGCCACCGAGCTCGACGGGATCGTCACCGTGTTCACGCTCACCGATGGCGAGCGCACCCGGTTCGAGCCCGCCGCGCGCGCCACCGCGCCCCGCGCCCTGCCCGGCAAGCTCAAGCAGGCCGCCAAGTCCTATCTCTCCAATGGCAACGCTGCCATTTCGGCGGACTGGGACGAGTTCTGATCCAAAAGCAAAGCGAGGAGCCGGGGTTCCGGCTCCTCGCTCAAGACTTGCGGGGAAAAAATCGGTTAGCGCGCGATGCGCACGGTCTGGACCTGCATGTATTCTTCCAGCCCCCAATGACCGAATTCGACGCCGATGCCTGACTGCTTGGCGCCGCCGAACGGGGCTGCCGGGGAGATCGATGAGTGGTCGTTGACCCAGGCGGTGCCGCAATCGAGGCGCCGGGCCAGGGCTTCGGCACGCTTGATGTCGCTCGACCAGATCGATCCGCCCAGCCCGTTTTCGCTGGCATTGGCGCGCGCCAGGGCATCCTCGACATCGCTGTAGCGGATGATGGGGAGGATCGGGCCGAATTGCTCCTCATCCACGATGCGCATGCCGTCGCTGACTTCGGTGACCACGGTCAGCGGGAAGAAATAGCCCTTCTCCCCGTTCGCGGCGCCACCGGCGAGGAACTTGCCGCCCTGGGCCCGGGCATCGTCGGCCAGTTCGCGCACGAGGTCGAACTGCGCCTTGTTCTGGAGCGGCCCGAACTGGCTCTCAGGATCGCTCGCCGGGCCCACACGGGCGGCGCGCGCCAGCGCGGCCAGCTTCTCGGCCAGGGCGTCATGGAGGCTTTCGTGCACATAGAGGCGCTTGAGCGCCGCGCAGGTCTGCCCGGAATTGCCGAAGGACTTCGCAAAGATCACCGGGGCGATGGCATCGACATCGGCATCGGGCAGCACGATGGCCGCGTCGTTCCCACCCAACTCGAGCGTCAGGCGCTTGAGCGTGTTGGCGGCGTTGGACATGATGTTGCGGCCCGTCGGGGTCGAGCCGGTGAAGACGACCTTGTCGATGCCCGGATGGCCGGTCATGGCGCGGCCGAGCCCGCCTTCCCCCGTCACCGAATTGAGGACGCCGGGGGGCAGGTGGGCGTTGGCCAGTTCCACCAGCCGCAGGGTCGAGAGCGGGGTGAAGGAAGAGGGTTTGACCACCACGCAATTGCCGGCCATGAGCGCGGGCATGATGTGCCAGGTGGCGATCAGCACCGGATGGTTCCAGGGCGTGATCGAAGCGACGACGCCCAGGGGTTTGCGATGCACCTCGATGCGCAGCTTGTCGTCGTCCTGGATGACCTCGACGGGCGGGCGCAGGGCGGCGGTGGCGCGCATCCAGCCGATGGCGGCGCCGATTTCGCCCAGGGCGCTGGCGCGGGGCTTGCCCTGCTCGCTCGAAAGCAGGACGGCCAGCGCCTCCTTGTCTGCCTCGACCGCGTCCGCGATGCGGTTGAGCCGCTCGGCGCGCTCATCGAGCGATGCGGCCGCCCAGGCCGGGAACGCGCGGCGCGCCGCCGCAACCGCGGCATCCAGATGCGCCGGGGTGGCGGCCGGGCAGCGCGCGAAGGGCTCGCCGCGTGCCGGGTCGATCACCTCGAAGGTCTCGGCGATGGCGACCTTCTCGCCATCGATGATCACCGATTGAGCCTCGTCCAATTTCGTCTCCTCCAACAGTCTTGCCGTCAGCCGGCGGCGCGCGAGACGCCGTCGAGCCAGCCTTCGCGCAATTGCGGCACGGCGCCGATGAGCCGGCGCGTATAGTCCGATTGCGGGGTTTCGAAAACCGCGCGGGTCGGCCCGTATTCGAGTATCTGCCCCGATTGCATCACCGCCGTCTCGTGCGAGAAACGCAGCGCCAGCCCCAGATTATGGGTGATGAAGAGAATGCTCAGCGCTTCCTCTTCGATGAGCTTGGTCAGCAGGCGTATGATGCTCTCCTCGACCAGGGGGTCGAGCGCCGAGGTGATCTCGTCGCAGATGAGGATGTCGGGCTTTGCCGCGAGCGAACGCGCGATGCAGATGCGCTGTTTCTGGCCGCCCGACAGCGAGGCCGGATAGCGGTCGAGATAGTCCGCCGGCAGCTCGATGGCCTCCATCAGCTCCCTTAGCCGCGCGTCGGCGGCGGCGCCCTTGATGCCGTGGAAGAAGGCCAGCGGCCGGCCGACGATCTCGCGGATGGTCTGCCGCCCGTTGAGGGCCAGATCGGGCAATTGGTGGATGTACTGGACGAGGCGCCGCTGATCGAAGGTGCGACGTTCAACGAGCGGGGCCAGGGTTTCCCCGCGCATGCGTACCGCGCCGGTGCGCACCGGCTGCAGGCCGGCGATGGCGCGGGCGAGCGTGGTCTTGCCGCTGCCTGATTCCCCCACCAGCGCCAGGACCGAACCGGCCCCGAGCGCGATCGAGGCGTCCTTGACCGCCGTGAGCGCGCCGTAGCCCACATCGACATGGGAGACCTCGAGCAGCGTCTGGGCATTGTCGTTGCCCGCCGCATAGGTGCCTTCGCCCTGGTTGGCGACGAGCCGCTGGGCGTACTCGGTCTGCGGGTTGTCGACCAGCTGCCGGGTCGGGCCCTGTTCGACCATCCTGCCGTTGCGCATCACCACGATGCGGTCCGCCATCTGCGAGACCACCGCCAGGTCGTGGGAGATGTAGAGCGCGGCGCAGTT from the Youhaiella tibetensis genome contains:
- a CDS encoding NUDIX hydrolase; the protein is MTSPEPIRQHAQQVAALPWRRCGTGEVEVLLITSRTSRRWLIPKGWPIAGKTPAEAALQEAFEEAGVRGEANVVPFGSYRYEKLLKDGTLLPCTVTVYAMDVLQELEDWPEVSERERRWLRLDEAQALIHEPHLRRLLCEATCQMLLATARPMQDA
- a CDS encoding methyl-accepting chemotaxis protein; this encodes MRIKSLPVKVSLFAGIALAAVFAVGMTVLVQRVGTTVESQTLKLQDETTSNVSAEVSSRLQAAARIAQNIASTMSGLRESGVTDRAAYDALLEKLLADSPAILATWSAWQPNALDGRDAEFAGQSPWDATGRYVPYWNRGSGKIIEEMLADYDTPGPGDYALLPKNLDRAVAIEPYPYMVAGQNLLITSFGVPIKVDGKYAGTAGIDLALADVNQVVSAFHPFDTGRVMLISGTGIAVSHPDPAVIGQKLPDSDPIAAIAKQAIASGNRAQGEATGADGAVWRFMAAPINAGGTEDKWAVVSMVPAATLSAAVNEARWTIVALSALCVLAAAAIVFGLMKVLVGKPLNRLGDTVEVMAAGNYEVTVPGTERIDEIGTLSRAVEVFRENGLKVAQMTEAEAVRIIADKEARTRMMGELRDAFGNVVNAAVEGDFTRRVDASFPDAELNDIASSINNLVTTVDRGLSETGEVLSALAETNLTRRVEGQYQGAFARLKGDTNAVADKLTEIVGQLKATSQALKTATGEILSGANDLSERTTKQAATIEETSAAMEQLATTVLQNANRAKDASDNAADVTRTAEQGGQVMGQANEAMERIETSSSKISNIIGMIDDIAFQTNLLALNASVEAARAGEAGKGFAVVAVEVRRLAQSAAEASAEVKALIEQSAIEVQGGTKLVADAAAKLAAMLEGVRANNSLMDGIARESREQASAIEEVTTAVRQMDEMTQHNAALVEEINAAIEQTESQATELDGIVTVFTLTDGERTRFEPAARATAPRALPGKLKQAAKSYLSNGNAAISADWDEF
- a CDS encoding D-amino acid dehydrogenase; amino-acid sequence: MKVLVLGGGVIGVTSAWYLAQAGHEVEVIERQPGPALETSFANAGEISPGYASPWAGPGVPRKAIKWLLMRHGPLVVRPRFDPHQWVWMLQMLRNCTSARYARNKARMVPIAEYSRDCLKDLRATTGIAYDDRAMGTLQVFRTQKQLDDAHKDTEVLAQFGVPYETLDAAGCAGAEPALGAVREKIVGGLRLPGDETGDCQMFTERLAEMARAKGVVFHFGETISAIRAEGGRIVGVTTSAGERRADAYVVALGSYSPQAVRPLGISLPVYPVKGYSITVPIAEEARAPVSTVMDESYKIAITRLGSRIRVGGTAEVAGFDLKLRQPRKDALVHSVTDLFPGGGDIEKATFWCGLRPMTPDGPPVVGATPYANLFLNTGHGTLGWTMSCGSGRVLADLVSGAKPDIDPADVSLARYRAA
- a CDS encoding aldehyde dehydrogenase family protein — translated: MDEAQSVIIDGEKVAIAETFEVIDPARGEPFARCPAATPAHLDAAVAAARRAFPAWAAASLDERAERLNRIADAVEADKEALAVLLSSEQGKPRASALGEIGAAIGWMRATAALRPPVEVIQDDDKLRIEVHRKPLGVVASITPWNHPVLIATWHIMPALMAGNCVVVKPSSFTPLSTLRLVELANAHLPPGVLNSVTGEGGLGRAMTGHPGIDKVVFTGSTPTGRNIMSNAANTLKRLTLELGGNDAAIVLPDADVDAIAPVIFAKSFGNSGQTCAALKRLYVHESLHDALAEKLAALARAARVGPASDPESQFGPLQNKAQFDLVRELADDARAQGGKFLAGGAANGEKGYFFPLTVVTEVSDGMRIVDEEQFGPILPIIRYSDVEDALARANASENGLGGSIWSSDIKRAEALARRLDCGTAWVNDHSSISPAAPFGGAKQSGIGVEFGHWGLEEYMQVQTVRIAR
- a CDS encoding ABC transporter ATP-binding protein is translated as MTDTRVLTISNLKVEAGPNLLLDDVSIHVDRGEVLGLIGESGAGKSTLALGAIALFRSGCQPTGGSITLSGQSLLELDAAGLDTVRRTKAAYVAQSAAAAFNPFYRLEDQVTEVPAMRGHLSRAERHRMAAALFEELQLPDPENFGRRYPHQVSGGQLQRAMIAMALINQPDLIIFDEPTTALDVTTQIEVLRLIRKVTRTHNCAALYISHDLAVVSQMADRIVVMRNGRMVEQGPTRQLVDNPQTEYAQRLVANQGEGTYAAGNDNAQTLLEVSHVDVGYGALTAVKDASIALGAGSVLALVGESGSGKTTLARAIAGLQPVRTGAVRMRGETLAPLVERRTFDQRRLVQYIHQLPDLALNGRQTIREIVGRPLAFFHGIKGAAADARLRELMEAIELPADYLDRYPASLSGGQKQRICIARSLAAKPDILICDEITSALDPLVEESIIRLLTKLIEEEALSILFITHNLGLALRFSHETAVMQSGQILEYGPTRAVFETPQSDYTRRLIGAVPQLREGWLDGVSRAAG
- the guaD gene encoding guanine deaminase, with protein sequence MSDIVGRTIHATFFHAPTPEALQCLEAVLAVGADGRIESVVRADEAGFAQACEEADLTLPEGCCVLPGFVDCHVHAPQYPQLGQALDVPLEVWLQKYTFPLEARYQDLDFARTSYTALVEDLLASGTTTALYFATVHQEATRLLVDICLEKGQRALVGKVAMDDPQSCPQYYRDASPEEAVAGTRALIDYVRAHPANQDNRVLPVVTPRFIPSCTDAALEGLGRLAAECGCHVQTHCSESDWAHGYVLDRHGVTDAESLDRFGLLGRRSILAHSNFLTEDDMDRLAARGAGVAHCALSNAYFANSVFPLRAALARGVHVGLGTDISGGPSGSMFEAARMTIAASRMLETGVNPALPAERRGRPGSRVDFVTAFHLATAGGGQALDLPIGRFEPGCLFDAMVIDTRLREGGIRLLAPASPSDILEKILYTANRANISRVWVGGRAVAGR